A region of Streptomyces paludis DNA encodes the following proteins:
- a CDS encoding 5'-3' exonuclease → MLLDSASLYYRAYFGVPDSVRAPDGTPVNAVRGLLDFIARLVQDHRPDELVACMDADWRPAWRVELIPSYKAHRVALEHAEGPDEEETPDTLAPQVPVIEAVLDALGIARVGVAGYEADDVIGTLAGRAKGPVDIVTGDRDLYQLVDDARGVRVLYPLKGVGTLQITDEAVLREKYAVDGPGYVDLALLRGDPSDGLPGVPGVGEKTAAKLLAAHGDLAGIMAAVDDPRSKLTPALRARLDGAREYLAVAPTVVRVAADVPLPEFDPALPAGPRDPAMVDALAARWGLGGAVRRLLATLQH, encoded by the coding sequence ATGCTTCTCGACAGCGCTTCCCTCTACTACCGGGCCTACTTCGGGGTCCCCGACTCCGTCAGAGCCCCGGACGGCACCCCGGTCAACGCGGTGCGCGGTCTGCTCGACTTCATCGCCCGGCTGGTCCAGGACCACCGCCCGGACGAGCTGGTCGCCTGCATGGACGCCGACTGGCGGCCGGCCTGGCGGGTGGAGCTGATCCCCTCGTACAAGGCCCATCGCGTGGCGCTGGAGCACGCGGAGGGGCCGGACGAGGAGGAGACCCCGGACACCCTGGCGCCGCAGGTGCCGGTCATCGAGGCGGTGCTCGACGCGCTGGGCATCGCCCGGGTCGGTGTCGCGGGATACGAGGCGGACGATGTGATCGGCACCCTCGCCGGGCGCGCGAAGGGCCCGGTCGACATCGTCACCGGCGACCGCGACCTGTACCAGCTGGTCGACGACGCCCGGGGCGTGCGGGTGCTCTATCCGCTCAAGGGGGTCGGCACCCTCCAGATCACGGACGAGGCGGTGCTCCGCGAGAAGTACGCGGTCGACGGCCCCGGTTATGTCGATCTGGCGCTGCTCCGGGGCGACCCGAGCGACGGACTGCCGGGCGTGCCGGGCGTCGGCGAGAAGACGGCGGCCAAGCTGCTCGCCGCCCATGGTGATCTGGCCGGGATCATGGCGGCGGTGGACGATCCGCGCTCGAAGCTCACCCCGGCGCTGCGGGCGCGGCTCGACGGCGCCCGGGAGTATCTGGCGGTCGCCCCCACGGTGGTCCGGGTCGCCGCCGATGTCCCACTGCCGGAGTTCGATCCTGCCCTGCCCGCCGGGCCGCGCGATCCGGCCATGGTCGACGCGCTCGCCGCGCGCTGGGGGCTGGGGGGCGCCGTCCGGCGCTTGCTCGCCACTCTTCAGCACTGA
- a CDS encoding siderophore-interacting protein has product MAEKPARTSPTVHEGQVLRTEWITPHMVRVVLGGAGLAEVRAGEFSDQYVKVLFTPEGVTYPEPFDIDRIRAEFPREQWPANRTYTVRSWDPAALELAIDFVVHGDQGLAGPWAARARAGETVRLLGPGGGYVPDPAAGWHLLVGDESALPAIAASLERMPAGAVVHAFVEIPGPDEEQKIAAPDGTDVTWLHRGDRPVGEALVAAVRALDFPAGEVQAFVHGEAGFVKELRRHLRLEREVPRERLSISGYWRLGQDDESWRAVKREWNEQVEREQEAG; this is encoded by the coding sequence ATGGCGGAAAAGCCGGCCCGCACCTCACCGACCGTCCACGAGGGCCAGGTCCTGCGCACGGAGTGGATCACCCCGCACATGGTGCGTGTCGTCCTGGGCGGCGCCGGGCTGGCCGAGGTCCGGGCCGGTGAGTTCAGCGACCAGTACGTGAAGGTGCTGTTCACCCCCGAGGGCGTGACGTATCCGGAGCCGTTCGACATCGACCGGATCCGCGCCGAGTTCCCGCGCGAGCAGTGGCCCGCGAACCGTACGTACACGGTGCGCAGCTGGGACCCGGCCGCGCTGGAGCTGGCCATCGACTTCGTGGTGCACGGCGACCAGGGGCTGGCGGGCCCGTGGGCGGCGCGGGCCCGGGCGGGCGAGACCGTACGGCTCCTGGGGCCCGGCGGGGGCTACGTACCGGACCCGGCGGCGGGCTGGCATCTGCTGGTCGGTGACGAGAGCGCGCTGCCGGCCATCGCCGCCTCGCTGGAGCGGATGCCGGCCGGCGCCGTCGTACACGCCTTCGTGGAGATCCCGGGCCCCGACGAGGAGCAGAAGATCGCCGCGCCGGACGGCACGGACGTCACCTGGCTGCACCGCGGGGACCGTCCGGTGGGCGAGGCGCTGGTGGCGGCCGTCCGCGCGCTGGACTTCCCCGCCGGGGAGGTCCAGGCGTTCGTGCACGGCGAGGCCGGTTTCGTGAAGGAGCTGCGCCGCCATCTGCGCCTGGAGCGCGAGGTGCCGCGCGAGCGGCTGTCGATCTCGGGCTACTGGCGGCTCGGCCAGGACGACGAGTCGTGGCGCGCCGTCAAGCGCGAGTGGAACGAGCAGGTCGAGCGCGAGCAGGAAGCCGGCTGA